CTCTTTCACATACCTAACCATGCCAGAGGATGCATTGCCCATGGTGGTGTCCTTTGGTTTGATGAACTTTTGGTAGTTATTGATTCCCCGGTAGATTTTATCATCCTCTTTGCCAGACAGTTCCTGGTGAAGGGAAAATGAATCATAAGAAATAAGTAAGCTGATTACAAAGGCATTTAAGGGCAACAGAACTGCAGCTACTGACAGCAGGAGCAGTATGTGCACACCAAGAGCTTCTGCCATTTCAAAACAAAAAGCAAATACAGCATATTATAATAAAAGGACAAATAACTGTTACCTGAAGCTTTCACAAATACCATTTTCAAATTCTGCTAAACATCTGAAGCActgttcttgatttttttttcacccaaAACTGATTAGACTGTTGATCTATGATAGCCatcactgaaataaaaaaaaactagctTTGGGCAGATCAGTTGTGTTGAACTGGGGATATGGAAAATATCATCACaataatcatagggaattttacacaatatcaatatatatcaagatatctgcttacatatgcacaaATACAATAGTTAACAATCCAACTGggtttcatcacattgaactgcttGGTAAAGTATAATATTAAAATCAAAATTATTTTTACGTAATAGATTCTCAGTATCATTAATTAATCCAAATCTCACCCGGATACAATACCGTAAAAATACAATAATTATTGCCCAGCTCTAGTTAAGCTAGTGAGCAATGGCAAGTTCCCAAGCAAATGGCTAATGAGGTTAGACAACCAAAGATCTTGCTTCTATTGGTCACTACATTTCATAAGGCAGTCCTTTTTCTAGAGGGACGACTTCTAAGCCATTATACTAGCTTAGAAACATAGCATCTCATTTCTTACCTCCTGTATTTTTTGACTTCTTTCAAAGATAGCCTGGGCATCCTTGTCTCTCTCCGTATCCAGCTCATAAACTGCAGTGGCACCCATGTCCTCGGGTCCCTCTGGTTTCTTTTCAAACAGAcaggggggtgagagaggggggaagggTGAAGGTGTGGAGGAAAAACTATTCgtcatagaaaaaaaaatagctgGAGCAGATTCAAACGTATCAGAGCTCAAATACACAAAACAAATAGCTGGAGAAACAACAAAACGCAGGGCCACTAGGTCAGACAAACGCAGACGGTTCTTATACGTTCCCCAACACTGACGGTGATGGTTGTGAAGTGGGAGGGTAACTGATGTGTGAAACGTGACAGAGAGAAATCTGTGAACTCACTGCTGACCGTGTAGACCTGTACGCAACGGTGATCTTGCCCTCTTTATCTTCATCACTTTCACTGGACGATACAGCTTCTCTCTCCACTTTCCTGCTCTGTACAGGGAATAGACGGTGTTCAAACTAACCTCCACaatcaaaggggaaaaaaattgaaTATGTCTCATGAGAGTTATCACATCACCCTTTGTATCATAGGGTTGTCTCGAgtatctttcttttcttttctgaccACAACATTTTGGTCCTCGTCGCTGTTGGCATCTGAAAGAGACAGCATCAGTTGATAACTgtccaagacccccccccccccctcccaaaaaaacaaaacacacgcaAACTGGTCAACTTAACTACGTTTCAGTAATGTACCTGAGCGGCGCTATCAACTCTATTTTAAGAGCTAAAACAAGAGCAGTGCATGGGAGGAAATACAGCTGGGAAATTATAATTTGAGCTCGTAAATAAGGGGCACCGCTACCTTTGTCACTGTCACTCGCTTTCCTCTTTCGTCCACAGAATTTTTTAGAAGATTTTTTAAACAGAAAAGTGCAAGCTGCCTTTGGCTCCTCGGACTCCGCCATCTTCCCAGTGGTGTATACACGCAACGAAAGGCACCACAGGGACCCCTGGTGCCTCGGAGCCGCTACATGCAGACGGCACGCCGTGTTCCCCTGCTGGCCGATGGGAGAACTACCACTCCCGATGAGTCagtaccaaaaacaccaaacggCCAAAACATTTGTTACACCTCCCATCCGTCCATCAGTCATGTAAGACCATTTTCAATTTGTGAAGACTAAACCTAGCGCCACAATTTACGTCTGTCAGTCATTGTATATCTGGAGGAGTAACAGCCTGTCACGAGGGAAgacgtgtttttttgtgtgttatttTTGTCCCTTCATTGGGAGTGCTAGTGCCAGCAACGACTCCCAGTGAGTCGTGAAAGTAGACCTGAGCCCACCTGCGAGTGTTGACGTGCCTGGTTTGGCTCCTCGCTTCTCCTCCTCCAGCATCCCTGacaacccccctccctccccccctcccgcaGGAGGACACCGGGGTATTTTAATACGGCGCAGGGCGTGAGGGAGCGGTCCTACTACAGGCAGGCAGGGGTGCCGAAGGGCTCCGAGCCGAGCTGCTGAATGGAGTCGGGTTGCGTCCAGACAGCGATGGCTATGGGGTTAACGTCGAAAAAGGCATCTGCCCGGAGCGTCGGCGTGGAGCGAAAAAACCTCATCACGGTTTGCAGGTATATCACCGCGTTTCTTCTTCCTCGACGGTGTGCCGTTATCTTGCATGCTGCACAGCTAGGGTTTCACTTGAGATATTTTGCAAGGTACGACCATCGAACGGTTGCATTGCTATTATTGATGATTATTGATTGATATCATGCCTTTTATCGAGTCTAAATCCCTATAGTTCGCCCGAGAGGAAGAGGCAGGTGCGTTTTCACCTTCATGTACCCGGGCTGCAGACCTCCTCCACGGCCCGCCCGTCCGCAGAGTCGCAGCTTTTAATAGGAAAGACAGATACTAATGGTGAAGTAATACCGACTGCACCCTGCGACTGAGTCATAGAAATAACAGATCGTCGTGACGCTTTTGTGCTTTCATCAACATCAAGTGACGTCCCCGTGATGAGGGCCTGTCTGGAGTAAGGGCATTTGaagcagtgaaaaaaaaaatactccgTTAGCAATGGGCCTCAGAGTAAACGGGTCCTACATAGCAGATTGCATTGTGGAGTTTTTTCTCTGGCAGCTTGTTTTGTTGTCGATTTGACATTTTGCGTTGAAAAACGACCATTTCTCGTGATAGCCGAGGCCTAGGGAAGCTGTCAAAGGTTTGAATGTCCATCAATTTACCATGTGAGGAAAACACCTTGTCTGCGTGGCCCCTATCTTACCTGACCACAGGTCTTCATCCCTGTCTTCCTAATGGGGTCATGATCCTTCACAGTACAGCGGGCATCCTTCCAGTTCAGATGTCATCGCCTTGTTTCCAAACGCTTGCAGGTGAAGGGCTGGCAGTCAGCAGCTTTGCAGTAGTTGCTGACTGCTGTCATCTTTTATGGATCAGTCATAACATAATGTTAATCCATCCTGTGTGAGTTGTGGGTTTGTTGTCCACGGTGACAAACCAGGTTGTAAATTAGCTATTGTTGTGAATGTTATGAAAATGTGAAGGGGCCTAATTGCTGCCTCGGATACATGTGAGTTTGGGGTTTGATAATGAAATGTGGGCCATGCCAgcatgtgtgttgtcaaagggagaaGTCACAGGACGTCTGCCCTGCACTTATGAGGGACTCTGTCCTTGCACGAGGGACATGTTGCTCAACAAATGACAAGCACGGTTAAGGCCTGTACACTGATCTGTTGATATTTGTTGTGTTTCGTTTTCCTGCCATACGAGCCTCTTGGCGTTATCAGCAGAGTCTGCATGTCTGGGGCTTGTCTGCAGTGTCTGCATGTGCTGACCAGAAGTGAACAAACACAAATGCTGCCAgactgaaatacacacacaaccaAGCAAGTCTTTATTGCAGCACCTCTCGGTTGAAGGTCCTGTTTTGCCTTTTTAGTTACACGTACAAAGTAACAAAACACACAACGTTACACAGCACATTTccaacacaaaagaaaagaaaagaaaagaaaaaaggtttcTGTCATGGACTGAAGACTGCACAAGGGGTTAGCAGGGCACAAAAGCGCAGTTGGTTCAATGTTGCCTTTACACAGCGATTTACTGTGCTAAGACCATTTTAATGCAAACATGTAAAGACAATAAACAAGAGAGACAGAAGTAAACAGTTTCTCCATCAGTAACAATTATCACACACATTTCTCCCATGTTTTATTTCCTGAAAGACGTGACACTGAGTAAGTTTACATTGTGGGCATCTCTGTGTGGCGTTGGATATGTGAAGACACCTGCATCACGGGTGGCTCTGTGGTCCTCCATCAGACACCCAGCTCCTCCATCAGACACCCGGCTCCTCCGTGTTGCTTTAGATGGCAGTACGGCTCTATGTCCATTTGACCTTACTTAACGCTCACATCCAACATGTGCCTGTGACGGTCGATGACGTTCAAGTCATCAAAAGAAGTGTGATTTTTTTGAGCCTTCCCACAGACAGACGCCAGGACTGGGACGGTGTATTTGCTCAGGCCTTTTGGCATCAGCCATCTGCCATACGTCACCACCGCAGGGCGTCTTCTGTGCCACAACATGACACGACACGCTTCCCAGGATCATGCCGTGGACAGAGCCACGCTAGCTAACCTGTGCAGTGAAGCCTACGTTAGTGATCAGTTAGTGCACTAGCTCAAGCCTTTTCCCCAATAGATATCTGTGTACATGTGAAGTCTGACCTCATCATAAACACTTAACACAGATAGATTAACACGCTGAATTCCCTTCAGTTCACTGGATGAAGTTATATCATTCTATAGGACTTCAGAAAGCCTGGCCTCTTACATTTTAGTCAGACGTTTTCCAATTTGGAGATCCGTGGCTTGTAATCCTTACAGACAGAATACAAGAATCCCAGAGACTGCTGCAGAGTCTGTACTGATCATCATTAATACGATCATCACTATATTGATCATGGAGGTTCAAAACAAAAGCAGTCTGGCATAACAGTCCCAGTAAGGCCGATATTTACCCAAAAGTTTTGTATATGTGAGATGGCAGGTTTTTCAGGCTTGTAACATGCTTGTAACATGGCAGACCTCTCACTTTACAATGAGAATTTCAGCCCTTTCTCTCCTATGAAATATATGACAGAATGAACCTGCTGTGATCAGACAGAGACATTAACAGCAACAAACATGAACGAAAAACCTGCCA
The nucleotide sequence above comes from Lampris incognitus isolate fLamInc1 chromosome 10, fLamInc1.hap2, whole genome shotgun sequence. Encoded proteins:
- the rnf113a gene encoding E3 ubiquitin-protein ligase RNF113A, whose protein sequence is MAESEEPKAACTFLFKKSSKKFCGRKRKASDSDKDANSDEDQNVVVRKEKKDTRDNPMIQRSRKVEREAVSSSESDEDKEGKITVAYRSTRSAKPEGPEDMGATAVYELDTERDKDAQAIFERSQKIQEELSGKEDDKIYRGINNYQKFIKPKDTTMGNASSGMVRKGPIRAPEHLRATVRWDYQPDICKDYKETGFCGFGDSCKFLHDRSDYKHGWQIERELDEGRYGANDEENYEVSSDEEDFPFKCFICRESFKNPIVTKCKHYFCETCALQHYRKSKRCYVCNTQTNGVFNPAKELMAKLQKQQTSSDQPPSDEN